From the genome of Nakamurella flavida:
AGGAGGACGTCGACCCCGGCCAGTGCGGTGGTCAGGGTGTCCGGGCGGTCGTAGTCGCCCTCCCGGACCTGGACCCCCCGCTCGGCCAGGTCGGCGGCCTTTCCGGGGGTCCGCACGACGGCGACGACGTCCCCGGCGGGGATGCCGGACTCGAGCAGGTTCTCGACGACCAGGCGACCCAGCTGGCCGGTGGCTCCGGTGATGGCGATGACGGACATGACGCTCCCTCGTGGTGAGTGCTTACTATTCCACAGCGTAGCTGATCCCGACAGTGCCATAGGATGAGGGAGTGACCAGCACAGCGGACCGCAGCGGATCGGACGGGGCGACCCCGCAGCGGGAGCACGAGGCCGTCGACCCGGCCACGGATCTCGCCGTCACCGTCTTCGCCCGCGCGTGCGCCTCCCGCGGGGCCCTGGAGGACATCGGCACGAAGTGGGGGTTCCTCGCCCTGCTCGCTCTGGGTGAGGGCGACTACCGGTTCAACGCCCTGCGCCGGCGGGTGGACGGGGTGAGCGAGAAGATGCTGGCCCAGACCCTGCAGACCCTGGAGCGGGACGGCATGGTCGTCCGTGACGTGGTCACCACCATCCCGCCGCGGGTGCAGTACTCCCTCACCCCCCTGGGCGTGCGCGTCGCCGGTCGGATCGCCGACCTGACCGCACTCCTCGAGG
Proteins encoded in this window:
- a CDS encoding winged helix-turn-helix transcriptional regulator, with protein sequence MTSTADRSGSDGATPQREHEAVDPATDLAVTVFARACASRGALEDIGTKWGFLALLALGEGDYRFNALRRRVDGVSEKMLAQTLQTLERDGMVVRDVVTTIPPRVQYSLTPLGVRVAGRIADLTALLEDAVPEIVAAQDRFDHRS